The Pseudonocardia broussonetiae DNA segment GTGTCCCTGCTCGGTGACGCGGACGTCGAGGCCGACGGCGATCCGCTCCCCGTGCTTCGCGATCGCCGCCGCGCACCACTCCGGGTGCTCCAGCGCCGCGGTGCCCAGGTTGACGCGCGCGCAGCCGGTGGACAGGGCGCGTTCCAGCGACTCGTCGTCGCGGATGCCGCCCGACAGCTCCACCTGCACGTCCAGCTCGCCGACTACCGACGCGAGCAGCTCCGCGTTGGAGCCGCGACCGAACGCGGCGTCGAGGTCGACGAGGTGGATCCACTCCGCGCCGTCCTGCTGCCACTGCAGGGCGGCCTCGCGGGGCTCGCCGTAGCCGGTCTCGGTGCCGGCCTCGCCCTGCACCAGGCGCACGGCCTGGCCATCGGCGACGTCGACCGCGGGCAGCAACACGAAAGTCACGGTGCGGAGCCTACCGACCCGGTCAGAAGGGGGTGTTCGACAGCCACCACATGTAGACGTCGGCCGGGTCCGGGCCCGCGGCGAACCCCTGGATCATGGACGTCCGCGTGCCCCAGGCGACGACGTAGCCGGTGCTGCCGTCCTCGAACGTCGTCGTGCCGCAGACGAGGTCGTAGCCCGCGTACTCGACCGAGGCGTCGCCGCCGATGGCGCAGTCCTCGTCCTCGCCGGTGGTGTTGGTGTCCACGGTGGTGAGCGAGGCGGCGTAGGTCCCGACGTCGCCGAACTGCTGGAACACCAGGATCGGCACGGCCGTGGCGTCGTTGGAGGTGCAGCGGATCTGCTCGGTGGCCTCGTCGGTGATCGGGATGTCGGTGCAGGTCTCGGCGTAGAAGCCCTCCGGCTCCAGCCGCGCGAGCAGCGGGCTCGACGGGTCGGCCGGGGTGACGCCGGGGTCGCCGCCGGCGTCGGAGGTGTCGGAGACGACCGGGTCGGTGCCGGTCGGGGTGCTGCCGCGGGGCCAGAACACGATCCCGGCGACGACCAGCGCGACGACGAGCGCGGCGGCGCCGAGGATCACGGGCAGGCGGTTGCGGCGGGCCGGGGACGGGGTTCCGCTCGACGAGCCGCCGTACGGCGGCTGCGAGCCGTAGCCCTGCTGGCCGCCGTGGCCCTGCTGTCCGCCGTGGCCCTGCTGTCCGCCGTAGCCCTGCTGTCCGCCGTAGCCCTGCTGTCCGCCGTGGCCCTGCTGGCCGCCGTGGCCCTGGGGTGGTCCGTAGCCCTGCTGCGCGTGCGCCGACGGCGCGTAGGTCGGCGCGGGGGCCCCGGCCGGCGGGCCGTAGCCGGTGCCCGCGGGCGGCCCGACCCGCGTCCGGCCGGGGGGCGGGGTGTGCTGGGGCGGGGAGTACTGGTTCCCCCAGCCGGTCGGGGCCGCGGGCTGGGGCTGCCCGGGCCAGGCCGGGGCCGCGGACGCGCCGCCCGGGTGCACCTGCGTGCCCGGCGCCGCGGGGGGCGCGCCGGTCACGGCCGCCGTCGCGGCCGCCGCGAACTCGCCCGCGGTGGCGTAGCGCTGCTCGGGGTCCTTCGCCATGCCCCGCGCGACGACGGCGTCCAGCGCCGGCGGGACGCCGGGCACCGTCCGGCTCGGCGCGGGCGGCTCGGTGGACAGGTGCGCGTGCATCAGCGCCGGGCCGCTGACGTGCGCGAACGGCCCGCGCCCCGTGATCAGCTCGACCAGCACGCAGGCCAGGGCGTAGACGTCGGAGCGGTGATCGACGCGGTCGCCGAGGAACCGCTCGGGCGCCATGTAGCCGAGCGTGCCGACGGTGGCGCCCGTGGCGGTGAGCGCGGAGTCGCGGGAGCCGTCGACCGCGCGGGCGACGCCGAAGTCGGCGAGGTAGGCGAAGTCGCCCGTGACCAGCACGTTCGCCGGCTTCACGTCGCGGTGCAGCAGCCCGCTGGCGTGCGCGGCGTCGAGCGCGCTCGCCACCTGTGCGACCAGCGCCACCGCCCGCGACGGGGCCAGCGGGCCCTCCTCGGCGAGCACGGCGGACAGGTCGCGGCCGGTGACCAGGCGCATGTCGAGGAACAGCCGGCCGTCGATCTCGCCGAAGTCGTGGATCGGCACGATGTGCGGCTCGGTCAGCCGGGACGCGATGGCGGCCTCCTTGCGGAAGCGCGCGCGGAAGTCCGGGTCGGCGGCGAGGTGGGCGGGGAGGCGCTTGAGGGCGACGATGCGGTCGCGGCGCGTGTCGTACGCCCGGTACACCTCGCCCATCCCGCCGCGCCCGACCAGCTCCTCCAGCCGGTACGGCCCGAACTGCTCCATGCCCACCACTCCCTCGTCACTCCACCGGGGAGGAGTCGCCGCGCGCCCGGAAGGTTTCGGTCCTAGCGTGAGGAGTATGGAACTCGACGGGGCCCGCGTGCTCGTGGCCGGGGCGAGCGGTGTGCTGGGCGCGGCGATCGCGCAGGCGCTGCAGGGTCGCGGCGCCCGACTGGTGCTCGCCGGGCGCGACGCGAGTCGCCTCGACGCCGTCGGTCTCGACGCCCCCGCGCTGGTCTTCGACGCCCTCGACCTCGAGCGCTGCGCCGCCGTCGTCGACGAGGCGGCCGACCTGCTCGGGGGCCTCGACGTGCTCGTCGTCGCGTTCGGGATCGCCGCCTTCGGGCCGGCCGAGCAGGCGGGCGACCTCGTCACCGAGCAGCTGCTGACCGTCAACACGATGGCGCCGATGGCGATGGTCCGTGCGGCGGTGCCGCGGCTGGAGGGCGACGGGACGGTCGCCGTGCTGAGCGCGATACTCGCCGACCACCCCACCGGCGGAATGGCCGCCTACACCGCGAGCAAGGCCGGGCTGTCGGCCTGGCTCACCGCGCTGCGCCAGGAGCAGCGGCGCGCCGGCGTCACCGTGTTCGACGTCCGGCCCCCGCACATCGAGACCGGCCTCGCCGACCGCGCGGTCGAGGGCACCGCCCCGTCGATGACGGCGGGCGCCACCGTCGACGAGCTGGTGGCGCTCGTCGTCGACGGCATCCGCGACGGGCGCCGCGAGCTGCGCTACGACCTGCGCGAGCGGGCGTTCACCGGCCGCTAGCTACCCGACGACGTCGCGCAGCCAGTTCTGCAGCACGGCCGCCCCGGCGTCGCCGGACTTCTCCGGGTGGAACTGCGTGGCCGCCAGCGCACCGTTCTCCACGGCCGCCACGAAGTCCTCGCCGTGGTGGGCCCAGGTGACCAGCGGCGGGCGCAGCACCTCGGACTCGGCCATCTCCCAGCGGCGCACGCCGAAGGAGTGGACGAAGTAGAAGCGGGTGTCGGCGTCGAGGCCGTGGAACAGCGCCGATCCGACCGGTGCCTGCACGGTGTTCCACCCCATGTGCGGCAGGACGTCGGCCTTGAGCCGCTCGACGGTGCCGGGCCACTGCCCGCACCCCTCGGTGCGCTCGTCCCACTCGACGCCCAGGTCGAACAGCACCTGCATGCCGACGCAGATGCCGAGCACCGGCCGCCCGCCGGCGAGTCGCCGCTCGATGATCCGCGGCCCGCCGATCTCCTGCAGCCCGCTCATGCACGCCGCGAACGCCCCGACCCCGGGCACGACCAGCCCGTCGGCCTCCAGCGCGGCGTCGGCGTCGGCGGTGACGGTGACGTCCGCCCCGACCCGCCGCAGCGCGCGCTCCGCGCTGCGGAGGTTCCCCGATCCGTAGTCCAGTACGACGATCCGCGCCATGGCTCCAGGGTAACCGCCGCCCGCTCCGGGCCCCGTGGCCGCTAGAGCGTGCCCTTCGTCGACGCGATCCCGGTGATCCGCGCGTCCGGCTCCACCGCCGCCCGCAGGGCCCGGGCCACGGCCTTGAACTCGGCCTCGGTGATGTGGTGGGGGTCGCGGCCGTCGAGCACGCGGACGTGCAGGGCGAGGTGGCCGTGGAAGGCCAGCGACTCGAACACGTGCCGGTTGAGCACCGTCGGGTAGTGCCCGCCGACCACGAACCCCTGCATGACCTCGGGCTCGCCGGTGTGCACGGTGTAGGGGCGGCCGGAGACGTCGACGACGGCCTGCGCCAGCGCCTCGTCCATCGGGATCCAGGCGTCCCCGAAGCGGCGGATGCCGGACTTGTCGCCCAGCGCCTGGCGGATCGCCTGCCCCAGCACGATCGCGGTGTCCTCGACGGTGTGGTGGGCGTCGAGGTCGACGTCGCCGGTGGCGCGCACCGTGAGGTTGAACGCGCCGTGCTTGCCGAAGGCGTCGAGCATGTGGTCGAAGAACGGCACGCCGGTGCCGATCTCGGTGTTGCCAGTGCCGTCGAGGTCGATCTCGACCAGGACGGTGGACTCCTTGGTGATCCGCTCGACGCGGCCGATCCTGCTCACGACAGCTCCTCTGTGACGACGTCCACCGCGACCTGCAGGAACGCGTCGTTCTCCTCGGGCGTGCCGACCGTGACGCGCAGCCGGTGCGGGATGCCGACGTCACGGATCAGGACGCCGCGGTCCAGGAACGCCCGCCAGGCGCGGGGGGCGTCGGTGAAGCGGCCGAACAGCACGAAGTTGGCGTCGCTGGGCACGACGTCGTAGCCGGCGCTCGCGAGCTCGTCGACGACGCGGTCGCGCTCCCCGCGCAGCAGCGCCACCGAGCCGAGCGTGGCGTCGGCGTGGCGCAGCGAGGCCCGCGCGGCGGCCTGGGTGAGCGCCGAGAGGTGGTAGGGCAGCCGGACGAGCTGCAGCGCGTCGACGACGGCGGGCGCGGCGGCCAGGTAGCCCAGCCGCCCCCCGGCGAAGGCGAACGCCTTGCTCATCGTGCGGCTGACGACAAGCTTGTGGCCGTGGGTGGCGAGCAGGCCGACGGCGCTGGGGCGGTCGGAGAACTCCGCGTACGCCTCGTCGACGACGACGATCCCCGGCGCGGCGTCGACCAGCACGGCCAGCTCCGACGGGTCGAGCGACTGCCCGGTGGGGTTGTTCGGGCTGGTCAGGAACACCAGGTCGGGCGCGCGCTCCTTGAGCACGGCCGCCGCGGCGGCGACGTCGACGGAGAAGTCGGGCCGCCGGGGTGCCGGCAGCCACTCGGTGCGGGTGCCCGCGGCGATGATCGGGTGCATCGAGTAGCTCGGCTCGAAGCCCACGGCCGTGCGCCCGGGCCCGCCGAAGCACTGCATGATCTGCTGCAGCACCTCGTTGGACCCGTTCGCCGCCCACACGTTCGCGCAGGTCAGCTCCACGTCGGTGGCGCCGGACAGGTAGGCGGCCAGGTCGGTGCGCAGCGCGAGCGCGTCGCGGTCGGGGTACCGGTGCAGGTCGGCGGCGGCCTCATGCGCGGCCGCGGTGACGTCGGCGACCAGCTCGGGCGGCGGCGGGTACGGGTTCTCGTTGGTGTTGAGCCGCACCGGCACGTCGAGCTGGGGGGCGCCGTAGGGCGTCTTGCCGCGCAGGTCGTCGCGCAGCGGGAGCTGGTCCAGGGTGACGTTCACGACCGGAACCTCGCCGTCACGGCCTGCCCGTGCGCCGGCAGGTCCTCGGCGCCGGAGAGCACCACGACCGCCTCGGCGACGTCGCGCAGCGCCTCCTCCGAGTAGTCGACGACGTGCACGCCGCGCAGGAACGTCTGCACCGACAGCCCGGCCGAGTGCCGCGCGCACCCGCCGGTGGGCAGCACGTGGTTGGAGCCGGCGCAGTAGTCGCCCAGGCTGACCGGCGACCACGGCCCGACGAAGACCGCCCCGGCGTTGCGGACGCGCCGCGCCACCGCCCGCGCGTCGACGGTCTGGATCTCCAGGTGCTCCGCGGCGTAGGCGTCGACCACGGCGACCCCGTCGTCGAGGTCGGACACCAGCACCGTGCCCGACTGCGGGCCGGTCAGCGCGGTGCGGATCCGCTCGCTGTGCTTGGTCTCGGGCACCTGCCGGGCCAGCTCGGCGTCGACCGCGTCGGCCAGCGCGTCGGACGTCGTGACCAGCACCGATGCGGCCGCCGGGTCGTGCTCGGCCTGCGAGATGAGGTCGGCGGCGACGTGCACGGCGTCGGCCGAGTCGTCGGCCAGCACGGCGATCTCGGTGGTGCCCGCCTCGGCGTCGATCCCGATGAGCCCGCGCAGCAGGCGCTTGGCCGCGGTGACGTAGACGTTGCCCGGGCCGGTGACGACGTCGACGACCTCGAGCTCGGTGCCGTCGGTGTCGGTGCCGCCGTGGGCGAGCAGCGCGATGCCCTGCGCCCCGCCGGCCGCCCACACCTCCTCGACGCCGAGCAGCGCGCACGCCGCGAGGATCGTGGGGTGCGGGAGCCCGCCGTGCTCGGCCTGCGGCGGGGAGGCGACGACGAGCGACTCGACGCCCGCCTCCTGCGCGGGGACGACGTTCATCACGACGCTCGACGGGTAGACCGCACGCCCGCCGGGGACGTAGAGCCCCACGCGGCGGACCGGCACGAACCGCTCGGTGACCGTGCCGCCGGGGACCACGGTGGTGACGATGTCGGTGCGGCGCTGGTCGGCGTGCACCTTGCGGGCCCGCTCGATCGACGTCTCGAGCGCGGCGCGCACGCCGTCGTCGAGGGCGGACAGGGCGCCGCGCAGCGTGGCCGCGGGGACCCGGATCCCGGACGGGCGGACCTTGTCGAAGCGCTCGGCGTACTCCAGCGCGGCGTCGACCCCGCGCTCGCGGACCGCATCGACGATGGGCCGCACCTGGTGCAGCACGGCGTCGACGTCGGTCTCGGTGCGGGGCAGCAGCCCCCGCAGCACGGTGGTGGAGGGCAGCGGGTGGGCGCGCAGGTCGGTCCGGCGGAGCATGCCGCCAGCCTACGGCGCGCCTCCGACGGCGTCGCCCGGCGCCGCCCCCGGTGGTGCGGACCTCAGTGGCGCAGGCCGCCGATGCCGCGGGCCTGGTCCCAGGCGCCGGTGTCGGGGCGCTCGTGCGCGGCCGGGCGGGGCGTGACGCACGCGGTGAGGTGCACGTAGGCGTAGGTCCAGTCGACGCTGCCGTCGTTGTGGGCCTGGTCGATGTGCGCGAGGCGCACCATCGACTCACCCTCCCCGATCGGGGAGAAGCAGCGTTCGCAGATCATGATCATGTCGTCTCCGGCCCGGCGGCCCGGCCGCAGCCGGGGATGGTCAGGGGAGGGTGGTCGACGCCGACGCGGCCCTGTCCCGAGTGTCTCTCGTGGACAGGGGATTCCCGGCATGTCCGGGCCCACTCGTGGGCAGTGTCACGCCGTGGCCCCGCGGCGCGGGATCACGCCGGGAGCAGGTCCAGCCCCAGGTCGAGGGCGGTGACGGAGTGGGTGAGGGCGCCGACGGCGAGGAAGTCGACGCCGGTGCGCGCGTAGGCGGCGGCGTTCTCCAGCGCCAGCCCGCCCGAGGACTCCAGCCCGGTGGGCAGGCTCCCCCGCCGCCGGACGGCCTCCGCGGTCTGCTCGACGGTGAAGTTGTCGAGCAGCACCAGCTCCGCGCCCAGGGCGAGCACCTCGTCGAGCTGCTCGAGCGAGTCGACCTCCACCTCGCACGGCAGCTGCGGCGCCCGCTCCCGCGCCGCCCGCAGCGCCGCGCCGACCGACCCGGCCGCGGCCACGTGGTTGTCCTTGATGAGCACGGCGTCGCCGAGCCCGAGGCGATGGTTGACGCCCCCGCCGCAGCGCACGGCGTACTTCTCCAGCAGCCGCAGCCCGGGCAGCGTCTTGCGGGTGTCGCGGATGCGCGCGCCGGTGCCCGCGACGGCGTCGACCCAGGCCGCGGTGGCCGTGGCCACGCCCGAGAGGTGGCACAGCAGGTTGAGCGCGGTGCGCTCGGCGGTGAGGAAGGTGCGGACGGGGGCGCGCACGGTGAGCACGGCGTCCCCGGGCCCGACCCGGTCGCCGTCGGCGGCCGTGGAGAGCACCTCGTAGTCGCCGACGACGGCGTCGAGCACGGTGAGCACGGCCGGGATGCCGGCGAGCACGCCCGGTCGGCGGGCGGCGAACGCGCCGATCGCGACCGCGCCGGCCGGGACCGTGGCCTCGGTGGTGGCGTCGGGGCCGTAGCGGAGGTCCTCCTCCAGCGCGGTGGCGACGACGCGGCGGAGGTCGTCGAGGTCGGGCCCCGCGGTGGTGGTGCTGCTCATGCCGCCACCGCCTTCCCGGTGCGCACGACCGGTCGCCCGGCCTCGTCGAGCGCGACCTCGAGGCTCGCGCGCTGCCACACGTCGTCGCGGGTGGGGAAGTCCGTGCGCACGTGGCAGCCCCGGCTCTCGGTGCGGGTGCCCGCGGCGGCCAGGACGGCCTGGGCGAGCAGGGTGAGCGCGGCGTCCTCGACGCCGGCGCGGTCGATCGGGACGGCGAGCGCGGTGGCGGCCTCCACGGCGTCCGAGGCGGCGGCGAGGCCGGCGCCGTCGCGGCCGACGCCGGCGGCGGAGGTCATGGCGCGCTGCACGGTGGTGCGGTCGGCGAGGGGGACGGCGGGGGCCGGAGTTGCAGGAAAGCCACTTTCCCGCAACGTGGTGGCAGGAACGTGGCTTTCCTGCACGACGGAAGCCGCCGCCCGCGCCCCCATCACCAACCCCTCGAGCAGGCTGTTCGACGCCAGCCGGTTCGCCCCGTGCAGCCCGGTCCGCGCCACCTCCCCGGCCGCCCACAGGCCGGGGACCGCGGTGCGGCCGTGCCCGTCGGTGACGATCCCGCCGCACGCGTAGTGCGCCGCCGGGGTGACCGGGATGGGCTCGCGCACCGGGTCGATCCCCGCCGCGCGGCAGGCCGCGTACACCGTCGGGAAGCGGGTGGCGAAGCCGTCGAGCGGGCGGGCGTCGAGGTAGACGCACGCCGTGCCGGTCTCGGCCAGGCGCCGGGTGATGGCCGCGGCCACGACGTCGCGGGGCGCGAGGTCGGCCAGCGGGTGCACACCGGTCATGAACCGGCGCCCGGCGCGGTCTAGGAGCACCGCGCCCTCGCCGCGCACGGCCTCGGTGACCAGCGGGCGCCGCCCCACGGCCGGCCCGGTGTAGAGGACGGTCGGGTGGAACTGCACGAACTCCAGGTCGGCCGCCGACGCCCCGGCCCGCAGCGCGAGCGCGACGCCGTCGCCGGTGGCCGTCTCCGGGTTGGTCGTCGAGGAGTAGAGCTGGCCGTAGCCGCCGGTCGCGAGCAGCACGGCCGGGGCGCGCAGGACGCCGGGGCGCCCGTCGTCGTCGAGCAGGGCGAGTCCGGTGACGCGCCCGTCGGGCGTGCGCAGGGCGTCGACGGCGACGTGCCCGGTGAGCAGCGGCAGCCCGCCCGCCGCGGAGACCAGCGCCCGCTCGACCTCGGCGCCCGTGGCGTCGCCGCCCGCGTGCACCACGCGGAACGCGGAGTGCCCGCCCTCCCGGGTGCGCGCCAGCCGTCCGTCCGGGGCCGGGTCGAAGACCGCGCCGCGCTCCCGCAGCCGCGCCACGGCCGCGGGACCGTCGGCGATGATCGACGCCACCGCCGCCGGGTCGCACAGCCCGCCACCGGCATCGAGCGTGTCGGCCACGTGGGCCTCGACGCTGTCGCCGGGGACGTCACCGACGACGACGGCGACGCCGCCCTGCGCCCAGCGCGTGGACCCGGCGTCGACCGCGTCCTTGGTGACGACGACGACCCGCAGGCCCGCCGCGGCGGCGTCGAGCGCGGCCGTCAGTCCGGCGACACCCGATCCGACGACGACGAGGTCCGCCTCCGCCTCCCAGCTCATTCCCCACCCCCCGGCTGCCCGATCGCGATCATGCGCTGCACCGCGGCCCGGCCGCGCTCGGCGAGCTCCGGGTCGACGTGCACCTCGTCGCGGCCCTCGCGCAGCGCCCGCAGCAGCTTCTCCGGGGTGATCATCTTCATGTAGTGGCACGAGGCGCGGTCGTTCACGGCCCGGAAGTCGACCTCCGGCGCCGCCCGCCGCAGCTGGTGCAGCATCCCGACCTCCGTGGCGACCAGCACCGTCCGCCCGGGCTGCGCCTCCCGCGCGGCGTCGAGCATGCCGCCCGTCGAGAGGATCTTGACGTGCTCGGCCGGCACCGCGCCGGCGCCCGCGAGGTAGAGCGCCGAGGTGGCGCAGCCGCACTCGGGGTGCACGTAGAGGTCGGCGTCGGGGTGCGCCTGGCTCTGCGCCGTGAGCGCGGGGCCGCTGATCCCGGCGTGGACGTGGCACTCCCCCGCCCACACGTGCATGTTCTGCCGTCCGGTGATGCGCCGGACGTGCGCGCCGAGGAACTGGTCGGGCAGGAAAAGCACCTCGCGGTCGGCCGGGATCGACCGCACGACCTCCACCGCGTTCGACGACGTGCAGCAGACGTCGGTCTCCGCCTTCACCGCCGCCGTCGTGTTGACGTAGCTGACGACCACCGCGTCCGGGTGCTCGGCCTTCCACTCGCGCAGCTGGTCGGCGGTGATGGAGTCGGCGAGCGAGCACCCCGCCTTCGCGTCCGGGATCAGCACCGTCTTCTCCGGGCTGAGGATCTTCGCGGTCTCGGCCATGAAGTGCACGCCGCAGAACACGATCGTCGAGGCCGGGCTCTCGGCGGCGATCCGGGACAGGGCCAGCGAGTCGCCGGTGAAGTGCGCGACGTCCTGGATCTCGGGCAGCTGGTAGTTGTGCGCCAGCACCACGGCGTCCTGGGCGGCCGCCAGTGCGCGGACCTCGTCGGCCCACCCGGCGTCGACCCGCGGAGCTTCGGTCGTCGTCATGACCCCTCCTCATGTTTTCGACTAGTAGTCGTAAACTGCGGCGAGCCTAGCAGGGCAATCCGCACGCCGTACCGGGCACGTGATCCGGAACTCACCCGCTGGACACCTGCCGTTCACACCGGCCGCGGCCCGCGCGCGGCGGGCCTACGATCCCGGCATGGGGGCGCGCGAGACGGGACACGAGGTGCTCGCCGCCGTCCTCCGGATCTCCGACGGCCAGCCGCAGGTGCTCGCCTGGCAGCGCGCGCAGGAGCCTGACCTGGGGCGATGGGCGCTGCCGGGCGGGCGGCTGCGCGACGACGAGGACGTCGAGCGCTCGGTGCTGCGCCAGCTCGCGGAGAAGGTCGACGTGCGGGAGGTCGCGCACGTCGAGCAGCTCGGGGTGTTCAGCGACCCGTGCCGCGTGCCGGGCGTCCGGCTGATCGCGACCGCGTTCCTCGGGCTCGTCCCCTCCGACGCCGACCCCGCGATCCCCGACGACACCGCCTGGCGCCCGATCGCCCCGGGCGAGGGGCCCGCGATCGCCGGCGCCGCCTTCGACCACGACACGATCGTCAGCGCCGCCCGCGACCGCCTGCGCGCCAAGCTCTCCTACACCAACCTCGGCTTCGCGCTGGCCCCGCGCGAGTTCACCATCTCCGCGCTGCGCGACCTCTACGTCGCCGCGCTCGGCCACTCCGTCTCGGCCACCAACCTGCAGCGGGTCCTGACGCGCCGCGCGCTGCTCGAACCCACCGGCTCGGTCGCGCCCCCCGGACCCTCCGGCGGCCGCCCCGCCGCTGTGTTCCGCTTCACAGACCGCGCACTGCGCGTCACGGACGCGTTCGCCGTGCTCAAGCCGCCGGGCGAGCACGGGCGCG contains these protein-coding regions:
- the priA gene encoding bifunctional 1-(5-phosphoribosyl)-5-((5-phosphoribosylamino)methylideneamino)imidazole-4-carboxamide isomerase/phosphoribosylanthranilate isomerase PriA, which codes for MTFVLLPAVDVADGQAVRLVQGEAGTETGYGEPREAALQWQQDGAEWIHLVDLDAAFGRGSNAELLASVVGELDVQVELSGGIRDDESLERALSTGCARVNLGTAALEHPEWCAAAIAKHGERIAVGLDVRVTEQGHRLAARGWTTDGGDLWETLARLDRDGCARYVVTDVSKDGMLKGPNTELMRDVAAATPAPVIVSGGISEISDLEALAGVAAEGVNLEGSIVGKALYAGRFTLPEALAAMRAVADRGARQAG
- a CDS encoding serine/threonine-protein kinase: MEQFGPYRLEELVGRGGMGEVYRAYDTRRDRIVALKRLPAHLAADPDFRARFRKEAAIASRLTEPHIVPIHDFGEIDGRLFLDMRLVTGRDLSAVLAEEGPLAPSRAVALVAQVASALDAAHASGLLHRDVKPANVLVTGDFAYLADFGVARAVDGSRDSALTATGATVGTLGYMAPERFLGDRVDHRSDVYALACVLVELITGRGPFAHVSGPALMHAHLSTEPPAPSRTVPGVPPALDAVVARGMAKDPEQRYATAGEFAAAATAAVTGAPPAAPGTQVHPGGASAAPAWPGQPQPAAPTGWGNQYSPPQHTPPPGRTRVGPPAGTGYGPPAGAPAPTYAPSAHAQQGYGPPQGHGGQQGHGGQQGYGGQQGYGGQQGHGGQQGHGGQQGYGSQPPYGGSSSGTPSPARRNRLPVILGAAALVVALVVAGIVFWPRGSTPTGTDPVVSDTSDAGGDPGVTPADPSSPLLARLEPEGFYAETCTDIPITDEATEQIRCTSNDATAVPILVFQQFGDVGTYAASLTTVDTNTTGEDEDCAIGGDASVEYAGYDLVCGTTTFEDGSTGYVVAWGTRTSMIQGFAAGPDPADVYMWWLSNTPF
- a CDS encoding SDR family NAD(P)-dependent oxidoreductase is translated as MELDGARVLVAGASGVLGAAIAQALQGRGARLVLAGRDASRLDAVGLDAPALVFDALDLERCAAVVDEAADLLGGLDVLVVAFGIAAFGPAEQAGDLVTEQLLTVNTMAPMAMVRAAVPRLEGDGTVAVLSAILADHPTGGMAAYTASKAGLSAWLTALRQEQRRAGVTVFDVRPPHIETGLADRAVEGTAPSMTAGATVDELVALVVDGIRDGRRELRYDLRERAFTGR
- the hisH gene encoding imidazole glycerol phosphate synthase subunit HisH, whose protein sequence is MARIVVLDYGSGNLRSAERALRRVGADVTVTADADAALEADGLVVPGVGAFAACMSGLQEIGGPRIIERRLAGGRPVLGICVGMQVLFDLGVEWDERTEGCGQWPGTVERLKADVLPHMGWNTVQAPVGSALFHGLDADTRFYFVHSFGVRRWEMAESEVLRPPLVTWAHHGEDFVAAVENGALAATQFHPEKSGDAGAAVLQNWLRDVVG
- the hisB gene encoding imidazoleglycerol-phosphate dehydratase HisB, coding for MSRIGRVERITKESTVLVEIDLDGTGNTEIGTGVPFFDHMLDAFGKHGAFNLTVRATGDVDLDAHHTVEDTAIVLGQAIRQALGDKSGIRRFGDAWIPMDEALAQAVVDVSGRPYTVHTGEPEVMQGFVVGGHYPTVLNRHVFESLAFHGHLALHVRVLDGRDPHHITEAEFKAVARALRAAVEPDARITGIASTKGTL
- a CDS encoding histidinol-phosphate transaminase — translated: MNVTLDQLPLRDDLRGKTPYGAPQLDVPVRLNTNENPYPPPPELVADVTAAAHEAAADLHRYPDRDALALRTDLAAYLSGATDVELTCANVWAANGSNEVLQQIMQCFGGPGRTAVGFEPSYSMHPIIAAGTRTEWLPAPRRPDFSVDVAAAAAVLKERAPDLVFLTSPNNPTGQSLDPSELAVLVDAAPGIVVVDEAYAEFSDRPSAVGLLATHGHKLVVSRTMSKAFAFAGGRLGYLAAAPAVVDALQLVRLPYHLSALTQAAARASLRHADATLGSVALLRGERDRVVDELASAGYDVVPSDANFVLFGRFTDAPRAWRAFLDRGVLIRDVGIPHRLRVTVGTPEENDAFLQVAVDVVTEELS
- the hisD gene encoding histidinol dehydrogenase, which produces MLRRTDLRAHPLPSTTVLRGLLPRTETDVDAVLHQVRPIVDAVRERGVDAALEYAERFDKVRPSGIRVPAATLRGALSALDDGVRAALETSIERARKVHADQRRTDIVTTVVPGGTVTERFVPVRRVGLYVPGGRAVYPSSVVMNVVPAQEAGVESLVVASPPQAEHGGLPHPTILAACALLGVEEVWAAGGAQGIALLAHGGTDTDGTELEVVDVVTGPGNVYVTAAKRLLRGLIGIDAEAGTTEIAVLADDSADAVHVAADLISQAEHDPAAASVLVTTSDALADAVDAELARQVPETKHSERIRTALTGPQSGTVLVSDLDDGVAVVDAYAAEHLEIQTVDARAVARRVRNAGAVFVGPWSPVSLGDYCAGSNHVLPTGGCARHSAGLSVQTFLRGVHVVDYSEEALRDVAEAVVVLSGAEDLPAHGQAVTARFRS
- the nadC gene encoding carboxylating nicotinate-nucleotide diphosphorylase — encoded protein: MSSTTTAGPDLDDLRRVVATALEEDLRYGPDATTEATVPAGAVAIGAFAARRPGVLAGIPAVLTVLDAVVGDYEVLSTAADGDRVGPGDAVLTVRAPVRTFLTAERTALNLLCHLSGVATATAAWVDAVAGTGARIRDTRKTLPGLRLLEKYAVRCGGGVNHRLGLGDAVLIKDNHVAAAGSVGAALRAARERAPQLPCEVEVDSLEQLDEVLALGAELVLLDNFTVEQTAEAVRRRGSLPTGLESSGGLALENAAAYARTGVDFLAVGALTHSVTALDLGLDLLPA
- a CDS encoding L-aspartate oxidase — its product is MSWEAEADLVVVGSGVAGLTAALDAAAAGLRVVVVTKDAVDAGSTRWAQGGVAVVVGDVPGDSVEAHVADTLDAGGGLCDPAAVASIIADGPAAVARLRERGAVFDPAPDGRLARTREGGHSAFRVVHAGGDATGAEVERALVSAAGGLPLLTGHVAVDALRTPDGRVTGLALLDDDGRPGVLRAPAVLLATGGYGQLYSSTTNPETATGDGVALALRAGASAADLEFVQFHPTVLYTGPAVGRRPLVTEAVRGEGAVLLDRAGRRFMTGVHPLADLAPRDVVAAAITRRLAETGTACVYLDARPLDGFATRFPTVYAACRAAGIDPVREPIPVTPAAHYACGGIVTDGHGRTAVPGLWAAGEVARTGLHGANRLASNSLLEGLVMGARAAASVVQESHVPATTLRESGFPATPAPAVPLADRTTVQRAMTSAAGVGRDGAGLAAASDAVEAATALAVPIDRAGVEDAALTLLAQAVLAAAGTRTESRGCHVRTDFPTRDDVWQRASLEVALDEAGRPVVRTGKAVAA
- the nadA gene encoding quinolinate synthase NadA, giving the protein MTTTEAPRVDAGWADEVRALAAAQDAVVLAHNYQLPEIQDVAHFTGDSLALSRIAAESPASTIVFCGVHFMAETAKILSPEKTVLIPDAKAGCSLADSITADQLREWKAEHPDAVVVSYVNTTAAVKAETDVCCTSSNAVEVVRSIPADREVLFLPDQFLGAHVRRITGRQNMHVWAGECHVHAGISGPALTAQSQAHPDADLYVHPECGCATSALYLAGAGAVPAEHVKILSTGGMLDAAREAQPGRTVLVATEVGMLHQLRRAAPEVDFRAVNDRASCHYMKMITPEKLLRALREGRDEVHVDPELAERGRAAVQRMIAIGQPGGGE
- a CDS encoding NUDIX hydrolase, whose protein sequence is MGARETGHEVLAAVLRISDGQPQVLAWQRAQEPDLGRWALPGGRLRDDEDVERSVLRQLAEKVDVREVAHVEQLGVFSDPCRVPGVRLIATAFLGLVPSDADPAIPDDTAWRPIAPGEGPAIAGAAFDHDTIVSAARDRLRAKLSYTNLGFALAPREFTISALRDLYVAALGHSVSATNLQRVLTRRALLEPTGSVAPPGPSGGRPAAVFRFTDRALRVTDAFAVLKPPGEHGRGAVT